ATATTCATTTCTTCCAATAGTTCATCGATTGAACCAAATTCTGCAATCACGCCTCCGATTGCTTCGTTCTCGGATTTTCCTTGACCCTTCAAATCTTCATATCGGTCTTCGGCACTAGCTAATAGATCTTCCTTCAATTGTTTCGTTTGACTTGTTTCTACTACTCCCAAAAATAAACTGTCAATATAATCCCTGATCGTTTTCATTACTTTTCCTCCTTGATGAAGCGTTCAACGACTTTTTTTGTAAGTGTCCACTCTGCTATCTTTTCCTCTAAATAGGTTTGTCCAGATGTTGTGATTTTATAGTATGTTCTTTTTTTCCCATGTGTGATTTGACCTGGAAAAGAGGCTATAAATCCATTTTTTTCTAAACGATTAAAGGCTGAATACAATGTCGTTTCTTTAATTGAATAGTTATTCTCAGAAATTTCCGTGATTCTTTTAGAAATGGCATAACCGTATGAATCACCTTCCTGCAATACAGACAAAATAAATGTATCGTTATAGCCTCTGATTGCATCACTTCCGATCATTGAATCACCTCCGATTACTGCATCTGATGTACTACGTCTGTCGTTGTAATTATCATAGCACGATTACTACGACAGGTAAAGTAAAAATAATCAAAATAAAAAAGAAGCGTAAAATACGCTCCTTTTTTATTGCAAACTCTAACAACTAATTGCTGAGTTGATGGTACGCAATCCTTGGTGATCAAAGGAAGAGAAGCCCCTTGTCTCTTTGATTAAATTGTATCACCATTAAATATTGAATTTTTAACGATCACATAGTCTACTTTACGAATCGCTTCAAGATCACGGCCACCAGCATAAGAAATGGAAGATTGTAAATCTTGCTGCATTTCTACTAGCGTATCCGCCAAACTACCTTTATGTTGGATCCAGATTTTCTTTCCTTCAACATTTTTCTTTTCACCCTTTTGAAATTCAGAAGCACTACCGAAGTATTCTTTATAAACAATCCCGTTTTCTACTTTTGTTTCACCCGGTGATTCCTCATGACCTGCAAATAATGAGCCAATCATCACCATCGTTGCGCCAAAGCGTACTGATTTTGCTACATCACCTGGCGTACGAATCCCGCCATCAGCAATAATTGGTTTTCTAGCTGCTTTTGCACACCAACGTAGTGCTGCTAATTGCCAGCCGCCAGTTCCAAATCCTGTCTTGATTTTAGTGATACAAACTTTACCAGGACCAATGCCGACTTTTGTTGCATCGGCTCCTGCATTTTCTAGTTCACGAACCGCTTCAGGTGTTCCCACATTACCAGCGATAACGAATGTTTCTGGTAAATGTTTTTTCAAATGCTGAATCATATTGATTACGGCATTTGAATGACCATGTGCAATATCGATCGTTACATAATCAGGAACCAAATTACGTTTAGCTAATTCTTCTACAAACCCATACTCAGCTTCCTTTACACCAACACTGATAGATGTGATCAAGCCTTTGGCATTCATTTTTTCGATAAATGGAATACGTGCATTTTCATCGAAACGATGCATAATATAAAAATAATTATTTTTAGCTAAAAATTCTGCAATTTCATCATCAATGATCGTCTGCATATTCGCAGGTACCACTGGCATTTTAAAGGTATGTTTCCCTAATTTTACAACTGTATCACATTCTGAACGACTGTTCACGATACACTTATTTGGGATCAACTGGACATCTTCGTAATCAAAAACTTTCATACTGTATTGCCTCCTAATAGGTTCTAATAAAAACACGCAAAAACACGAACATCAAACCATTAATAGTTCGCATTTTCAAGCACCTCTGTCAATTTACACCATCCATTTGTAAATGTCAAAGGTAAATGCCGAAAAACACATAAACTAAAAGGGTATTATTCGTGTTTTGATTCAAAATAGATTTCCGTCTTTTTTAGACGGCCTTTATTTCTTTCTGTTTGGTTATTTGTTCTTCATTTTTTTCTTCAGGTAAAAGACGATTTAAAAGAATTGCGGCAATCGATGCTGTTGCAACTGATGAACCAAATAGATATTGTAAAAATGATGGGAGTGATTGAATAAATTCTTTAGGAATCAAGGTCAACGCCAATGTTAAGATCATTGGAATCGCAATCACATACATGGCTTTCTCGTTGATTTCAACTTCCTTGATAACTTTCATCCCACTAATCGAAATGATTCCACAAACAATCACAAAAACACCACCAATCACAGGCGCAGGGATTGAAGAAATCAACGTCGATAACTTTCCAGATAAACCAAATACGATAAACCATGCGCCAGCCGCTACAAATACTTTTTTACTTGCAACTCCTGTAATCGAAATAATCCCAGCATTCGTAGAATAGCCTGTTACTGGTGTTGTTCCCAACATGGATGAGATCAGGCAGCCGATTCCTTCTCCGACCACTCCTCGATTGATATTTTCATCTGTTAAAGGTTCTTCACAAACATTGCTGACCGCAAACCAGGTTCCTGTCGTTTCAGCCATTAATACAACATAAATAATCATCATCGTCAAAATTGAAGACAAATCAAATGAAAAGTGAAAATCTACAAACGGCACTTGA
The DNA window shown above is from Enterococcus sp. 12C11_DIV0727 and carries:
- a CDS encoding PadR family transcriptional regulator; its protein translation is MIGSDAIRGYNDTFILSVLQEGDSYGYAISKRITEISENNYSIKETTLYSAFNRLEKNGFIASFPGQITHGKKRTYYKITTSGQTYLEEKIAEWTLTKKVVERFIKEEK
- the guaC gene encoding GMP reductase; translated protein: MKVFDYEDVQLIPNKCIVNSRSECDTVVKLGKHTFKMPVVPANMQTIIDDEIAEFLAKNNYFYIMHRFDENARIPFIEKMNAKGLITSISVGVKEAEYGFVEELAKRNLVPDYVTIDIAHGHSNAVINMIQHLKKHLPETFVIAGNVGTPEAVRELENAGADATKVGIGPGKVCITKIKTGFGTGGWQLAALRWCAKAARKPIIADGGIRTPGDVAKSVRFGATMVMIGSLFAGHEESPGETKVENGIVYKEYFGSASEFQKGEKKNVEGKKIWIQHKGSLADTLVEMQQDLQSSISYAGGRDLEAIRKVDYVIVKNSIFNGDTI